The nucleotide sequence GGAGTAAAGAAAGTTCATCTATTTATTGTAGGTTGTAATGAATTCTTGATTTGTTTAAGAATCATAATTATTTTATAAGAGAAATTTATTTTCCAACatgtttcaatttctttttatttattgagcTTTTAACTCATGTTTTGAATTCGGGTTCGAGTTTTTACTATCGACCTGGGTTCAGGGCGTGACAATTAGTGTCTCAAAGCTCTACTGAAGCAAAATACAAAGCTTTAGCACATTGTGCTGCATACATGGCTTGGATAAGACAGTTATTGAAAGATTTACATCAGTTCATTGCTGAACCACCATTGTTACACTATGATAACCTTACTGCTTTAGCTCTATGTTCCCATCTAGTATTTCATACTAGAATCAAACATTTGGATACAAATTTTCAGTTTATCAGGAAAAAAGTGCAAAGAAAGGATTTGATAGTCTAGTATATTCCAATTGAAGAGCATAATGCTAACATTCTTACCAAAGGGTTACATGGACCAATGTTTGTCAAGCACTGCAGCAATCTCAAGCTTGGTTACCATAGCTGAGATTGAGGGGGATGATAAGGGAAGGAATTGAACAAGTGTCATCAGTTTATTGGTTAGGATCCATGTCAGCATAAAACAGTTAGAATTACTTAGGATTAGTTGGTTGCCTAACTTCTGTTAAGAAATCTGTTAGTTTGTTAGTATCGATGCATTACAATGGCTAATGAATATAAAGCTGTTAATGTACTCTCATTACTCATCAAGGAATCTTAAACACCCTTTCTTcttcacatctctctctctctctctctctcttgctttcATTTCTTCTCTCCATTGATTAATTCTTACCTTGATCTTTAGCTAATTCTTGTACTGTTAATAAAGTTAAGATACAGGCAAATTTCAAATGAGAATTTTACCACATTCAATGTTATGTGTTAGTTTTTGTTTACGTGacaatatattattaaattagAATGTCACAGTAGTCGTTCCCGTACACACAAAATTGACACTCATCGAATAATAGAAGTACAATACATATAAATTTACACTAGTCAATAATTCTGCTAGAGAAAAAATTAGATTAAGATCCAACACAACCTTATTCTCGAATTAATTATGCCTTAATCCTTGATGTGGAATGGAATTAACCAcgttaaaacaaaaatttcctCACTCATCGAAAGACAcaatttgaaattgaaatggaGTCACGCCTTCAACTAAAAAATCGGATCTTGAATTGGCATTTTGGGATGGGATTTTAGAGTACTTGACGCCTTTTCAACATCGCCCACAAGTTTTTCCTAAACGTCTGCATGTTTGACACGTCTCAACCATACGTCCACAAGCCATCTTTGCTCTTTCTGGGTCGTACGAACTCTCGATATACATGTTAACATTTTCATTGTCGATTGGGAGCATTATAGTTCAGTTTATTCGGCTAATTTTGTAAGGTGCTGataaaagagaaaggaaaaatgCAGGCAGTGAAGGACAAGATAAATGAAATGGGCGCCTTGCGCAAGGTCAAGGAGGAGGCCAGGGCCGAAGAGAGGGTACGTATATTTCATATAAATAGTAATGCAATATTGTTACATTTTAGATCCCATTGTCGCCCATAAGAAATATGTCAACgacttaattatttgtctccaCAAATAATATATTCTGATGTTAGATTttcttttcggttttttttttatcgtacaatattaaacttgtttggaaatggttttaaaatgactgaaagtacTCGCACAAAACaattcaagtgttttttcaggatttacttgcattttactaAAGATTAGTTCCGCAAACATTTTCATAAAAAGTgttttcaacaattttaaaaacagTCCAAACAAGTTCGTTATCATTATAAAAGTACACACAAGAATAAAGGGACATGTATCGTATATCAATGTACCAAGAACGTGAATGTACCTGGAGTTTTTACTACGCATAATTTACCTAATCAAATGACTATAATCAAATTTCAACCTAACACTCATTTTTCATACTGCTGGATATTCAAATTGTATATTGCTAGGCTGAGAAGGAAATAGCAAAGGCGAGAGTAGACGTAGCTCATGAGGTGAGGTTGGCTAAAGAAGCTGAAGCAGCAATGTCACTGCATGTGGCCATGGCTGGGGAGATTGCCAGAGCTGGAGACAAAGCAGCACATGAACATGAAATTAAGGCAATGCATACGGCTAATGGTACGAACACTACACATGAACATGGAGCTTCTCCTGCTGAAATGGCTGGTGCGGGAGGTCATACAGCTTATAAACGAATgccctaaatttttatttatctttctcTGAGCATGCACCTATGAATTTGTAATCTCTTTAttcatatgtgtgtgtatatgtatgcaCGCTTTGTACGTTCATGTATCAATTTCCTTATAATCTTCTACGTTAAATTATTTCTTATAGGTTTGAATATTCAATACAGTTTCCGTTAGATTTTTGGCCAAATTGTCTCAGCATTTTTTGTAATACAGAATTAGTAATATTAATTTTGATGTTTATAAtcttgggtttttatcacaaacgATCCCTGAAATTTACTCAacccatcaagatggtccttaaaattgaaaattgatcaatgtaatTCCTGAAAATAAGTGTTagaaatcaatgtggtcattccgttataatttcatcaaaaactgtGTTATATAATGATGTGGTATATAAGTGGGTCCCATAAGACTAATTAATATTACCATGTGGAttagaaatattttaaaataatacaaaacaatttttatttttggataattaaaaacttaaaaaaaataaaaaaataaaaaaagtcatcCTCTTCTCCCACCCGAGGAAGCTGCACCCATCCACTTCGACTCCGAATCAGGAACTATATGCCTGATATCCAAAGCCTAAAGCCCCTAATATCTCATCCACCACACAATGAAGCAACACATcccaaaattcaaatgcaaaattcaaaaattaaataaaaaatgtaataaaataaattagaaaatgtGAAATTATGAGAAGAAAAAGCTGATTAAAGGAGGAATTACCCTTAGAATGCGCATCCCAACCTCTGTCATGAGTATGTTGAGGCCGCCAATGATCAGAGGGTGGGCTCTAGCTTGTGCAAGCGGAACCCGTGCGCGACTCGAAAAGGCAAAACATTGGACGAAGTGGTGGAAGTTGGAGCTTGGTCGACCTTGAAGGCCGTGCTAGCAAGGTGCAAACGGCGGGTCTGCTCCTGTGATTACTTAGAtgggagaggaagaagatgatgaacagtcatcttcttcttttttttctttttctttttaagtttttattatataaataatttttttatttaaatattttaaatccacgtagcaatatttaattatattggtGGGATCTAgttatgtgtcacatcccagtctcgacTCCGTtttagcatgatattgtctgatttgggcttaccattccctcacagatttatttctgggaactcagacaagaacttcccagtaggtcacccatcctaagattgctctcgcgcgaactcgcttaactttggagttctgatgaaatccgaaaccagtgagttcccaaaatgtcTCATGTTATAGGAggtaggcatgtacatataaggcacatcactcccattccgttggtcgatgtgggatgttacaatccaccccccttaggggcccgacgtcctcgtcagcacactcGCACTGAATGGCAAGTGGttctgataccattctgtcacatcccagtctcgactcaactgtagcacgatattgtctggtttgggccccggccacgccctcacggttttgtttttgggtttttcgaCACGAGAactcccagtgggtcacccatcctaggattgcccTCGtccgaacttgcttaactttgaagtttcgatggaatccgaagccagtgagttcccaaaaggcctcgtgctataagaggtgggcatgtacatttaaggcacatcaccccctatGCGTTGGTCGttgtgggatgttacaagcaTATAACAGGATTTTTGATAGAATTGtaacggaatgaccacattgatttgcgacaccaaTTTtgagggactacattgattgattttcaatttcaagaatCATCTTAATGAGTTAGGTTCATTTTAGGgattatttgtgataaaaaccttaTTATATTTGTTCTGATATATTTAATCACACTACTTTTTAGTCGCCACACGTCCCGTCCTCGAGGCTCTATATGTATtcaggtttttattttattttgttgttttaggcTCAGCACTTATGGACGGCCCCTTATATGGTCTTTTAATGACCTTAGAGAACTttaatgagctcccaaaatcaGAGCTCCAAGTTAAAACAAGTTAAAatattgaaccacattatttttAGCCCATTGTAAGACTTAACTACTCATTCACtgcttaatgtagataatattatttgttcaaaaaaaaaaaaaaaaacgagttaaaaatatcaaattctaATCATGTCTTTGTTAGAGAGTTTTTATGAGTTCCTAAATCTAGGAAATGAAGTATCAAGCACATGTGTGAGGCGTATTACACCAGCTATCCATAATGAGGTGGTATTCCAAGAATGCGGAAATTTTTCTCCTCATAGTGGCTCTATTAATGCTAACGgttgtaatattatttttagtAACTAATGAATTCATGATTGGAGTACAAGAACTTTGTAAAGCTTATGCGTCAACAGGTCGAGATTTACATGATATATTATGGATCATCTAATGCAACACGTGATACGATAATGATTTAAGCACTGAAATGAGTATGAAAAAAGTACCAAACAATTTTTTGTCTACAGAATGATAGGTGGATTTGAATTCAAAGCCTTGGTACACAGGTaaattctcaatcaattgactAGAAGCCCTTGCAAGAACATCCAACTATATATAAAGATGCAGAGGATTAGAACTTACAAATTCCAATTGAACTCATGAACCTTAAAACTTATCAGATCCTCCATAAATGTGGATAATAAATTCACTTGTCATCACTTAGTCATCCATATCCAACCAACCCTAATCTATCTGGCTTTACATTtaactaaaccctaaaactaCATATTTCAGCTCTACAAATACCTTCTTTCAGGGAATGAACTACAAGGAGCCGCCTCAACCTCAAACCCATCTAATACATTGTCTCTTCCTTCAGCAATATCCCTAGCTCACCATggcaagaaagaaaattaagcttgcataCATAAGAGATGATGCTTCAAGAAAAGCCACCTTCAAGAAAAGGAAGAACGAGCTGATGAAGAAGGTAAAGGAACTTAGCATTCTTTGTGGAATTGATTCATCTGCTATCGTTTATAGCCAGTATGACATCAAACCAGAAGTTGGTCCGAACCCGGATGTAACCCGAAGGATAGTCGCAAGGTTTAAGCAGATGCAAGAGatggacaaaagaaaaaatatgatGAACCAAGAAAGTATTCTAAGGCAACAAATAGTTAAAGTTGAGGAGCAGCTGAAAAAACTAAATAAGGAAAACCAAGAGAAGGAAATTATGATACAATCTATGTACGGGAGCCTTCCAGCTGACTGCTTGCAGAATTTGAGTGGCACGGATTTGAACGGCTTGTTGTAGTCGATTGAAAAAAGTATAGAAGCAATTGAGGAAGAAATGCAAGAGCCATGACCATAAGCAACAATGATTAATGAGGTTCGAGGGGTAACGgaaaaggggtgtgctatccacacacccgtttttacttctcccacacctcttgttaatttttgtcttttgatattctttaattcatttaatccaacgattggaaattaaaagggtgtgagagaagtaaaaaCGGATGCgtagatatcacaccccaaCGGAAAATAGAGTAAGGGACTAAGGGAGGAGAAATATGGGGTAGTAggttaattaaaataaatttcaatgtatttgatttttatattttaaattacttttgaatGTTACGTAGTGCAACGTCCTATGATAATTGTCTAGTTCATTTATGATAACATTTAGAGTTAAAGAGGTATCAATGATACACAAAGATTTGTACCCGAAAAACCCTTAACATGGTAAAAAATCGGCGGAACTCCCAAGAGCTCTATCCACTAATAGAAAAGTATGTTCATACAAAGAATCAAACACATACAAGCTCAAATCCTAGACTATGTTAAAGAGCAGTTTGTACCTTGTTGGAATCAAATTTCCGCACCACCGCGGAAGGAGGAGTGTCTAATCGGTCTCCTACAAGAAAGAGCAAACAACTCTGAACAACCTAAGGTGTTGGTGTGGTACCGGGCAAAGGGTCTCTGGTCATAACCTAAACTGATGTGGTATTGGCCAAAGGTTCTATGATGGTCAAGTAAGTCTAAAGATCTTAGAACTCAAGTAATAGATAATAGAGAAATATAGCAAACTAGGCATTACCATGTTGAACTCTAGAAGGTGTGTTTATACTAGTCGAGAGAGAGTTTTCAAGATAGTGAAATCTGCATTAAACTGAGAGAATCCTAAAGGATATCTAGCATaatgataattaaatataaGGGAGctctaatgaaaatggcttgggccaacaaatatttaaacaaaaaccatcccaaaatgttttttaaccaaaatggctcaaagtttaataaaaagcCATCCAAAACTATTGTCCATGGACCAAATTTACAAGCCCAACCCACTACAAATCTACACTTCCGTAAATACCTCTAAATGATTCGATATTGTCCTGACTCTTCACCAAGCTCAAGCTAGCACGAAGCCGCCATAATAACTCTTTGTCTTCCTATCAAATTGAATTCCCCCATTTAAAAAACATccaaatcaaagttgaaaaaggaAGCATTGATCGGTACAAAGCCGCCGAAGCAAGTTTAAAGAGGTTTAATGGCAGAAACCGGCGAAAAagtgtcttaaaaaaaaaaaagaaaaaaaaaaaaccaaaacataaaactgtttctggagAACCCAAAATATAACAttgtttctggaaaaaaaaaaaaaaaaaaaatcagatacactgtttgttttgtctgtgcacaaacaaacactgtatttggaaagaaaataaccaaaatccagaaacagtgccttaaattccagaaacagtgattTAGATttcagaaacagtgacttagattccagaaacagtctatgttttaacctttgattgtttcttttcttttatgcattagttgattatatttaagaaacagGATGCTTATTTTGGTTTGAATTCAAATACAGTGATTTTCATTATTTCTTTTCTAGTCTACATTTAAGAAACattgtgtttatttcatttggatccaagaacagtgacttagattccagaagTAGTAACTTACATTTCAGAAATAATGACTTAGATTTCAGAAACAGTGTTACTTAAAATCTAGAAATAGTTTATTTTTACAGTCCATAAACAGTGACCCGTCGTTATTATTGAATAGGATgcagatctcaaatttattttctagagaaacaaacgatgaactccactgacaaagaaaaattaaaaaacagtaCCTCGAATACACTATGAATAATAACTACGATCACAGttcaacgaaataatacaaaatataaattaaaagcatgaggatctatatttttgtttcaaagaaaaagaagaaggtctgcaaaacaacgatgaactccattaaCGACGAAAATATGgaactcaacctaaaaaagttagggataaaatcgacaaatcataatttgtTGTAGTTGGGACATTTTTAGTTGGACTACTTTAATATGGGCCttgtactaatcattaaacagtattaatcattaaacaaaacttataacatggttttttttttttattaaaactaaaatttttcaaatctttttcattagttttctttaaatatAAAGGTATTATTAAGATGAAACGAGAAGATAAAAACAACCCTTGGTGGTACAAAGTAGCAAATAATCGAGCTCTCTTCTCCCTTAGTTGTATTCCAAAGTGAAGATTCTCTAATCTACGTATAAAACTTCGGCTTATATACCCGACTAAAGAGTCAAATCCTACTAAAATATGTTTCCCACAAAATCCAGAAAACCCACAAAATAAGGTAACTTAAAGATAGTTTCCTTACTTGTTACATACTCAAAACTGTGAAGATTCTTTCCCTTGAATGATTAAATCTACACAGAATCAGCCTTAAGAGGTGTTATTGAAACTTTTATGACTTCACTAATTTATTGGTCAAACAATCCCAAAAGGTCAATCTGTCCAACACAACATACTTGTACTTTTTTAACAAACACAACCAAACTGCTTTGAATTTAAAGaaagcttccggtactgtttattttaacgaaaaattatatttctacaTTAAAatgtcaatcatgatactattcattgacgcacccatttttacttctcacacacccttattaatttctgtccattgatcttcttcaattcattcaatctgacGGTCGGAAACTTAAAAGGTGTGGGAGaaataaaaaggggtgtgtggataacacaccccttcattttactctttattttgttcttatcattaaaactcaaagttttcaaatcattttcattagttttcctttgaatttAAGGTTGAGATTTTGACTCAGTAAACTTAAATGCCTTCGGAATCTGCTTCAATGGAATTATTCAAAATATC is from Pyrus communis chromosome 10, drPyrComm1.1, whole genome shotgun sequence and encodes:
- the LOC137746671 gene encoding late embryogenesis abundant protein 6-like, producing the protein MQAVKDKINEMGALRKVKEEARAEERAEKEIAKARVDVAHEVRLAKEAEAAMSLHVAMAGEIARAGDKAAHEHEIKAMHTANGTNTTHEHGASPAEMAGAGGHTAYKRMP
- the LOC137747962 gene encoding agamous-like MADS-box protein AGL80 — translated: MARKKIKLAYIRDDASRKATFKKRKNELMKKVKELSILCGIDSSAIVYSQYDIKPEVGPNPDVTRRIVARFKQMQEMDKRKNMMNQESILRQQIVKVEEQLKKLNKENQEKEIMIQSMYGSLPADCLQNLSGTDLNGLL